From Pseudomonas arsenicoxydans:
ATTCCTTTAGAGCAGATTTTGCAGCTTGCGATGCAACATCGAAATGTTGCTTCCCTTTGCTACAAACCCTGTAAGGGTCTCTGTAAGAAGGGCCGAGACTTTATCAGCTTCAGCTTTGCTTGGGAAGCCCCCAAACACACAACTTCCAGTTCCGGTGAGTTTTGCTTCGGTAAATTTACCTAACAAATTCAAAGCGTTACGTACATCTGGATAACGCCTTGCTACCACCGGTAAGCAGTCATTTCGACTGTTTCCCTTGGGAACGGGGCGCACTTTAATGGGAGAAGAGTTACGTGTCAACAACGGATCTGAAAAAATTTCTGCTGTACTTACAGAGACTTGCGGCACAAGCACGAGATACCACGGTTCTTCGGGGTCCACAGGGGTCAGTTTCTCCCCCACGCCTTCGGCGAAAGCCGCGTGTCCACGCACGAAAACCGGGACGTCCGCGCCCAGCGTCAGGCCCAAAGCGGCCAGCCGATCCTCATCCCAATCCAGTTGCCAGAGATGGTTGAGGCCCAGCAAAGTTGTCGCGGCATTTGAGCTGCCGCCACCGATGCCACCGCCCATGGGTAATATTTTTTCGATCCAGATGTCGATCCCGAGCGAACAACCGGATTGCTCCTGAAGTTTTTTTGCGGCTCGAACAATCAGGTTGCTGTCGTGAGGAACGCCATCGAATTCGGTGTGCAAACGAATCACGCCGTCATCGCGAACGGCGAAAGTTATTTCATCGCCGTAATCGAGAAACTGAAAAATCGTCTGCAGTTCGTGATAACCGTCTTCACGGCGACCGAGGATGTGCAGCATCAGATTGAGTTTGGCCGGCGAGGGCAGCGTCAAGCGAGGAGCTGTCATGATCACTGCCCCAGCTTGCGTGGTTGCCATTCCTTGATCACCAGCGTGACATCAAGGTCGGTGCCGTGCAGTTTGATCCGCTCGGGCAGCCAATAGCCGTTTTGTTCGGCGTAACTGAGGTATTCCACCTGCCAGCCATCTTGCTCGAGATTGGCCAGGCGGCTGTCGGCATCCAGCGTCAGGTGACTTTTGCTGTCCGGGGCCGGGAGCCCGCGAACCCACCAGGCCAGATTGGACACCGGCAGTTTCCAGCCGAGCTGTTCCTCGACCAGCGCTTCGGGCGTCGTCGCGTCATAGCGACCCTGATTGGCCACTTCCAGCGACACTTTGCCCGGGCGACCGGTCAAGCGAGCCGCGCCTCGACCCAGCGGGCCGGAAAGTCGGATGTCGTAGTAATCCTGTCGCTGCAACCAGTACAGCGTACCGCTGCCCGAGTCCTTGGGCGCACGAATGCCGATTTTGCCGTTGATCTGCCAGCCATCGAGGCTGGTCAATTGCTGTTTGTATTGGCGCCATTGGGCCGGGTTGCCTTGACCCTGGACCGATTCGCGGGCGCCGAAGCCCGCGCAACCGGCGAGCAGGGCAATGAAGCTGAAAACGATGAGGTGGCGCAAAAACATAACTTAAAGAGTCTCTGATCCGGTCAGGCGCTTGATGGTGCTGCGCAGGGCGGGGCTGTCGGGTTGTTCCTTGAGGAACTTGCCCCATATTTGCTTGGCTTCGCGTTGCTTGCCGTTGGCCCACAGGACTTCGCCCAGGTGAGCGGCCACTTCCTGATCGGGAAAACGCTCCAGGGCCTGGCGCAGATACCGCTCGGCTTCATCCAGATTGCCCAGGCGGAAGTTCACCCAGCCGAGGCTGTCGAGCACCGCCGGGTCTTCCGGATTGATGTGGTGCGCCTGTTCGATCAAGGCCTTGGCTTCAGCGTAACGCGTTGTGCGGTCGGACAGGGTGTAGCCGAGGGCGTTCAACGCCATCGCATTGTCCGGGTCGCGCTTGATGATCAGTCGCAGGTCTTTCTCCATCTGCGCCAGGTCATTGCGTTTTTCCGCCTGCATGGCGCGGGTGTAAAGCAGGTTCAGGTCGTCCGGGTATTTTTGCAGTGCTGTTTGCAGCACTTGCCAGGCTTTGTCCGGCTGCTTGTTGGCAGACAAGGTCTCGGCTTCGACCAGGTACAACTGGATCGCGTAATCGGGCTGCGCGTCGCGCTCCGCCTGCAGGCGTCTCTGCGCTTCAGCGGTCTTGCCGTTGTTGATCAGAATGTCGGTCTGGCGTAACTGCGCCGGCAGGTAGTCTTTGCCGGGGCCGACCTGAGCGTATTCGATCAGCGCGCCTTGCGGGTCATTACGCTCTTCAGCAATACGGCCCAGGTTCAGGTGCGCGGAGTCGACGTGGCTATCCCGGGCGATCAGGTCTTCCAGGTAACCCTTGGCCTCATTCCAGGCCTTGGCTTCCAGGCAGACCAGTGCCAGGGAATAACGTAGTTCGTCGTCTTCCGGGTATTGCTGAACAAGGCTTGAGAA
This genomic window contains:
- the lolB gene encoding lipoprotein insertase outer membrane protein LolB; its protein translation is MFLRHLIVFSFIALLAGCAGFGARESVQGQGNPAQWRQYKQQLTSLDGWQINGKIGIRAPKDSGSGTLYWLQRQDYYDIRLSGPLGRGAARLTGRPGKVSLEVANQGRYDATTPEALVEEQLGWKLPVSNLAWWVRGLPAPDSKSHLTLDADSRLANLEQDGWQVEYLSYAEQNGYWLPERIKLHGTDLDVTLVIKEWQPRKLGQ
- a CDS encoding tetratricopeptide repeat protein — translated: MNRSSALLLAFVFLSGCQALAPVSSDGTSPVEDSTPAPEKPKVYSSFSEETIFSLLSAELAGQRNRFDIALDNYVTQAINTQDPGISERAFRIAEYLGADQAALDTALIWAKNAPNDLEAQRAAAVQLARAGRYDDSMAYMEKVLQGKGDTHFDFLALSAADTDQDTRNGLMKSFDRLLLRHPHNSQLIFGKALLLQQDGDTKGALALLENNPPEEGEIAPILLRARLLQTLNRGDEALPLLQKSIKKYPDDKRLRLTYARMLVEQDRMEDAKAEFSSLVQQYPEDDELRYSLALVCLEAKAWNEAKGYLEDLIARDSHVDSAHLNLGRIAEERNDPQGALIEYAQVGPGKDYLPAQLRQTDILINNGKTAEAQRRLQAERDAQPDYAIQLYLVEAETLSANKQPDKAWQVLQTALQKYPDDLNLLYTRAMQAEKRNDLAQMEKDLRLIIKRDPDNAMALNALGYTLSDRTTRYAEAKALIEQAHHINPEDPAVLDSLGWVNFRLGNLDEAERYLRQALERFPDQEVAAHLGEVLWANGKQREAKQIWGKFLKEQPDSPALRSTIKRLTGSETL
- the ispE gene encoding 4-(cytidine 5'-diphospho)-2-C-methyl-D-erythritol kinase — its product is MTAPRLTLPSPAKLNLMLHILGRREDGYHELQTIFQFLDYGDEITFAVRDDGVIRLHTEFDGVPHDSNLIVRAAKKLQEQSGCSLGIDIWIEKILPMGGGIGGGSSNAATTLLGLNHLWQLDWDEDRLAALGLTLGADVPVFVRGHAAFAEGVGEKLTPVDPEEPWYLVLVPQVSVSTAEIFSDPLLTRNSSPIKVRPVPKGNSRNDCLPVVARRYPDVRNALNLLGKFTEAKLTGTGSCVFGGFPSKAEADKVSALLTETLTGFVAKGSNISMLHRKLQNLL